In Haliscomenobacter hydrossis DSM 1100, the DNA window GAAAAGCAGAAAGATTAGGGCAAAATGGCGATATTGTACAAGATTGTGCATGGTGCAAAGATTCGTTTAAACAAACTCAAAATTCGTTGTTATTAACGACAACAAGGCCTGATTCGTATGGTTGCTTATAATTATGTTCTCAAACTGGTGGTGGTCATCTTGCTGCTGCTCCTTCCTGGTTTTACTTTTGCCCAAAAATGGCAAAATCTCCAGACATTTGGCGGCTCCGGCAACGAAAACCCCGGAGATCTCCACTGCAACCCTGCGGGCGATTGTATGTTGGCCTATACCTTTCAACGTCAACTGGACTTACCCGGACGCACCCTGAACAGCCGGGGCGGCAGCGATTTTGTAGTGATGCAACGCAAAAAAGGAGCATCCGCCTACACCTACCTCTTACATGGCGGTGGGCCACTCGACGAAGAAATCATCGCTGTACGGCCCCGCAACAATGGAGGCGTGTTGTGCGCTGGTGTGTTTTGGCGCGAACTGGTATTGCCCGATACTACCCTGCAAGCGCGTGATGCGGGCAAGGCCATTTTTGTAACAGCCCACAAAGCCAATGGGGAACTGGATTGGGCAAAAATCATCAATGGATCGGGGCTAAAAAGTGTCAGCGATCTGCTGTTGAATGAAAATGGCAACATCTGGCTGAGCGGCTATTTTAGTGATACCCTTTTTGTAGATGGGGAAAAATTGATTGCTGCCGGGCAAACCGATTTATTTCTGCTGCGCCTGGAAGAAAACGGCAAATTGCAATGGACCCGTCACCACGGCACTTCAGGCAATACCCGTGCAGTGGGCATCGCAGAGTTGCCTGGTCGGGCCATTGTGGGCCTGGGTTATTTTGACCAAAGTGTCCGTTTTGGGGAAACGCTTTTTACGGCCAATACCACCGATCAGGATTTGTTTCTCGCAGCTTGGGGCCCTGATGGGCAATTGCTTTGGTCTCAAAAAGGGGGGGGAGTATTCGATGTCACTCCGGTGGACATTACCACCGACGAAAAAGGGCGCATTTATTTTTGTGGCAATATCGTTGGCGTTTTGCGTTTTGACAGTGGGCTCAGCGTCCAAAGTAAAGACGGCAATGCTGATTTATTTTTGGCCAGTTGTGCCTTCAATGGAACCCCGCTCTGGGCCAGGGTGTATTCTGGCGATCTAATCCAGGAGTGCTC includes these proteins:
- a CDS encoding T9SS type A sorting domain-containing protein; this translates as MVAYNYVLKLVVVILLLLLPGFTFAQKWQNLQTFGGSGNENPGDLHCNPAGDCMLAYTFQRQLDLPGRTLNSRGGSDFVVMQRKKGASAYTYLLHGGGPLDEEIIAVRPRNNGGVLCAGVFWRELVLPDTTLQARDAGKAIFVTAHKANGELDWAKIINGSGLKSVSDLLLNENGNIWLSGYFSDTLFVDGEKLIAAGQTDLFLLRLEENGKLQWTRHHGTSGNTRAVGIAELPGRAIVGLGYFDQSVRFGETLFTANTTDQDLFLAAWGPDGQLLWSQKGGGVFDVTPVDITTDEKGRIYFCGNIVGVLRFDSGLSVQSKDGNADLFLASCAFNGTPLWARVYSGDLIQECSRLLLAENKIYLSGYTLGNFSWAGSNINPSDGFSSYLGTIDTLGRPISVSVLDADGGLYTGGLAFSSGTQIQLAGVYRGQGALESLALPATSSYDFFTADFSTLVTGIPHVLVDDPTFKLFPTPTAGHLTINSEEKEPYTLDLIDAFGRQLLRLNGSPQSIDLSTQAPGMYFLQIKRKNTWSIYKVIKK